From the genome of Candidatus Zixiibacteriota bacterium, one region includes:
- a CDS encoding glutamine--tRNA ligase/YqeY domain fusion protein: MDTEKNAVTGNFIREIIDADLKSGKHESIVTRFPPEPNGYLHIGHAKSICLNFGLALSYNGRCNLRFDDTNPTKEEQEYVDSIKEDVRWLGFSWGERDLYASDYFEQLFQYAVHLIRAGKAYVDDLSADQIREYRGTLTRPGTNSPFRERSVDENLGLFTRMRDGEFPDGARVLRAKIDMASPNINLRDPVMYRILHAHHHRTGDAWCIYPTYDWAHGQSDSIEGITHSICTLEFEDHRPLYNWFIENLPVTSHPRQIEFARLELTYTVMSKRKLLTLVKDGHVSGWNDPRMPTVSGLRRRGYTPEAIRTFCDRIGVAKRKDATVEISFLEDCVREDLNRRALRAMAVLDPLKVVIDNYPEGQTEEFEHENNPEDASMGTRHVPFSREIFIEREDFQEVPHKKFFRLAPGREVRLKGAYFITCTDIVKDRTGKITELHCSYDPASRGGETPDGRKVKGTLHWVSAAHAIDAEVRLYSHLFSTPDPEDAPEGRDFTDNLNPDSLTVLTGCKLEPGLADATPGDRFQFLRQGYFCVDTVDSRSGRLVFNRTVSLRDSWAKVQKSD, translated from the coding sequence ATGGATACCGAAAAAAACGCTGTCACCGGCAATTTCATCCGGGAAATCATTGACGCCGACCTCAAGAGCGGTAAACATGAATCGATCGTCACCCGTTTCCCCCCGGAACCGAACGGCTATCTGCATATCGGGCACGCCAAGTCAATCTGCCTTAATTTCGGGCTCGCACTCAGCTACAATGGCCGATGCAACCTCCGATTCGACGATACCAACCCGACCAAAGAAGAGCAGGAATATGTCGATTCGATCAAAGAAGATGTCCGGTGGCTCGGTTTCTCGTGGGGGGAACGCGATTTGTACGCCTCGGATTATTTTGAACAGCTGTTCCAGTACGCGGTGCACTTGATCAGAGCCGGCAAGGCGTATGTCGACGATCTCTCCGCCGATCAGATCCGTGAGTATCGAGGCACCCTGACCCGTCCCGGCACCAACAGCCCCTTCCGGGAACGTTCCGTCGACGAGAATTTGGGCCTGTTTACCCGCATGCGCGACGGCGAATTTCCCGATGGCGCCAGAGTGCTGCGCGCAAAAATCGACATGGCGTCTCCGAACATCAACCTTCGCGACCCGGTCATGTACCGTATCCTCCACGCCCACCATCATCGCACCGGCGATGCCTGGTGCATCTACCCGACCTATGACTGGGCCCACGGTCAGTCGGACTCTATCGAGGGCATTACTCACTCGATCTGCACCCTCGAATTCGAGGACCATCGCCCCCTCTACAACTGGTTCATCGAGAATCTCCCGGTCACCAGTCATCCACGGCAGATTGAATTCGCCCGACTCGAATTGACCTATACAGTCATGAGCAAACGCAAGCTGCTGACACTGGTCAAGGACGGCCACGTGTCCGGTTGGAACGACCCACGTATGCCCACGGTCTCCGGTCTCCGCCGTCGAGGCTATACACCGGAGGCCATCCGCACTTTCTGCGACCGGATCGGCGTCGCCAAACGCAAAGATGCTACGGTCGAAATATCCTTCCTCGAGGATTGCGTCCGCGAAGATCTCAACCGCCGCGCGTTACGGGCAATGGCCGTCCTCGATCCGCTGAAGGTCGTAATCGACAACTACCCCGAAGGGCAAACCGAGGAGTTTGAGCACGAAAACAACCCCGAAGATGCCTCCATGGGCACCCGACACGTGCCGTTTAGCCGCGAGATTTTCATCGAACGAGAAGATTTTCAGGAAGTGCCTCATAAGAAGTTTTTCCGCCTGGCTCCGGGGCGCGAAGTCCGGCTCAAGGGAGCGTATTTCATCACCTGCACGGATATCGTCAAGGATCGCACGGGGAAAATCACCGAATTGCACTGTAGCTATGATCCGGCCTCAAGGGGAGGCGAAACGCCCGACGGCAGAAAAGTCAAAGGAACGTTGCACTGGGTATCGGCTGCGCATGCGATTGATGCCGAAGTGCGGCTGTACAGCCATCTCTTCTCTACACCCGATCCGGAAGACGCCCCCGAAGGCCGCGATTTTACCGATAACCTCAATCCCGATTCGCTGACCGTTCTTACCGGCTGCAAGCTGGAACCGGGACTGGCGGATGCGACCCCCGGCGACCGCTTCCAGTTCCTTCGGCAGGGCTACTTCTGCGTCGACACGGTCGATTCGCGATCGGGGCGGCTTGTCTTCAATCGCACGGTCTCTCTGCGCGACAGCTGGGCCAAAGTGCAGAAATCCGATTAG
- a CDS encoding PAS domain-containing protein, which produces MSDDSRKSTKVSFSESAVESGCGDVSTVGGRGPGRRALQLRRSAPEESLEIAAASAEESVDWHMWVGADGKARWMNRAVERITGYTVSECLSTPEFPIPVIHEEDRFRVSPAFTPESGLPSGHDREFRIRRKDGTIAWGAVSWQMICDQSGRTLGICTSIRDITERKRAEEVLQGTKARLDVLLASSPAVIYTCGPPPAYPTTFISDNINGRFGYRPDDFYKDEMFWNKRVHPEDLEHVRTQLERIQRGESVSYEYRFQHRNGAYIWLRDDMTPLHDDDGRVVGLIGSWFDITERKWAEAMLQRAHDELEHRVRERTVQLADANQELLVERENLQKKNLALKEILSQFETGKREIAEQIQSNIYQIAIPLIDHLHGQTMPGAEHYLTLLKSSLVDIISPFVGRLEEHSTRLTPRELEICNMIKNGLTSKEIAAALHNSIETVFKQRKIIRKKLGIANRKRNLTSYLRSLERKGVTR; this is translated from the coding sequence ATGTCGGACGACAGTCGCAAATCCACAAAGGTATCCTTTTCTGAGAGTGCGGTTGAGTCCGGCTGCGGCGACGTGTCGACGGTTGGCGGACGCGGGCCGGGCCGACGGGCGCTTCAACTGCGGCGTTCGGCGCCTGAGGAATCACTGGAGATCGCAGCTGCTTCGGCCGAGGAGAGTGTCGACTGGCACATGTGGGTGGGGGCCGACGGGAAGGCGCGGTGGATGAACCGGGCAGTGGAGCGGATTACCGGGTACACGGTCTCAGAGTGCCTATCCACGCCTGAGTTTCCGATTCCGGTTATCCACGAAGAAGATCGCTTCCGGGTATCACCGGCGTTTACCCCCGAATCCGGGTTACCGTCGGGGCACGACCGGGAGTTCCGGATACGCCGCAAGGACGGGACAATCGCGTGGGGGGCGGTGTCATGGCAGATGATCTGCGATCAGTCGGGGCGCACACTGGGGATCTGCACAAGTATTCGTGACATCACTGAGCGCAAGCGGGCAGAGGAAGTGCTTCAGGGGACGAAAGCGCGGCTTGACGTACTGCTCGCGTCAAGTCCCGCCGTAATCTACACGTGCGGGCCGCCGCCTGCGTATCCAACGACTTTTATCAGCGACAACATCAACGGAAGGTTCGGTTACCGGCCGGATGACTTTTACAAGGACGAGATGTTCTGGAACAAGCGGGTTCATCCGGAGGATCTGGAGCATGTTCGGACACAGCTCGAGAGGATTCAGCGCGGTGAGTCGGTATCGTACGAGTACCGCTTTCAGCATAGAAACGGTGCGTACATCTGGCTTCGCGACGACATGACGCCTCTGCATGACGACGACGGTCGCGTGGTCGGGCTGATCGGCAGCTGGTTCGACATTACGGAGCGCAAGTGGGCCGAAGCGATGCTGCAACGCGCACACGACGAACTGGAACACCGGGTGCGCGAACGGACCGTACAGCTGGCCGACGCAAACCAGGAACTTCTGGTTGAGCGTGAGAATCTCCAGAAGAAAAACCTCGCGCTGAAGGAGATTCTCAGTCAGTTCGAGACCGGAAAGCGGGAGATCGCGGAACAGATTCAGAGCAACATTTATCAGATCGCCATCCCGTTGATCGACCACCTCCACGGGCAGACCATGCCCGGCGCAGAACACTACCTGACACTGCTCAAGAGCAGTCTTGTGGATATTATCTCGCCCTTTGTGGGTCGTCTCGAAGAGCACTCGACCCGGTTAACACCGCGGGAGCTGGAAATCTGCAACATGATCAAAAACGGACTTACCAGCAAAGAGATTGCGGCGGCACTCCATAACTCAATCGAAACGGTATTCAAGCAGCGAAAGATCATTCGCAAGAAGCTCGGTATCGCCAATCGCAAACGCAACCTGACGTCGTATCTGCGCTCTCTGGAACGCAAGGGAGTGACAAGATAG
- a CDS encoding fibronectin type III domain-containing protein: MLPRYLTASVSVYAACIIMMASGCSKNASGDDEGDDSVAPAVVADLIIAGFTDSSVTLTWTATGDDGTTGTATGYDLRMSSTAIHWGNYDSAVHITGLPAPKPAGETEIFEVRGLLTDSTYFFILRVFDENGNDDGLSSCVRATCFTDYVVTFPDPSLQTAIRNRIAKPSGDILKSDLLEVTDLFAADLAIADLTGLEHCDKLTSLNLTNNDISDLSALSTLLGLTQLGAGQNTITDIGPLASLTVLTALNLSSNDVVDISPLSNLTLLTDLNLQGNAVTDIAALAGLSQLNSLNLAANGVHDISPLTANTGVSDGDVVALSLNPLGHESIVSHIPTLRSRGVSVQWIDNIVPPGAVTDLTVDSVTANSVSLSWIAPGEDFYTGIAYRYELRYSTERTDLETWSGGSVVSDMPDPDSAGARQSAVVSALSEGTTYYFAVKTQDNSENWSPVSNIPWARPYTDIVVSFPDVALETAIRTAIAKPVGDIYRSELMFIDSLTAANRGISDLSGLEHCVGLEYLHLNNNTITDISPLSGLNSLWNLNVQHNSIADISPLSSLVAMTQLQLSNNPITDLSPLASLSNVHLLAASFIGTADLTPLESLGQLEFAFLMGNHTVDLSPLASCTRLQYLYLGYNDIVDIEPLGGLQNLAILSLVNNQVEDIGALVSNYGLGNGDQVALDNNNLSQESINTHIPALQARGVTVTF, translated from the coding sequence ATGTTACCGCGGTACCTTACTGCCTCGGTTAGCGTCTATGCCGCATGCATCATCATGATGGCGTCGGGCTGTTCCAAGAACGCGTCGGGAGACGACGAGGGTGATGACAGTGTCGCACCGGCGGTAGTAGCCGATTTGATAATTGCCGGTTTCACCGACTCCTCGGTTACGCTCACGTGGACTGCGACCGGTGACGACGGCACCACCGGCACCGCCACGGGCTATGATCTCAGGATGTCGTCAACGGCTATCCACTGGGGCAATTACGATTCCGCCGTGCACATAACCGGGCTGCCCGCTCCAAAACCGGCGGGTGAGACTGAGATATTCGAAGTACGCGGCCTCCTGACTGACTCCACATACTTCTTCATACTCCGCGTTTTCGACGAGAACGGCAATGACGACGGGCTCTCCAGTTGTGTCAGGGCCACGTGCTTCACCGACTACGTCGTCACCTTCCCGGATCCATCGCTGCAGACGGCCATCCGCAACCGAATTGCCAAACCGTCCGGAGACATCCTCAAGTCGGATCTCCTCGAAGTTACCGACCTGTTCGCCGCCGACCTCGCGATCGCGGACCTCACCGGCCTCGAGCACTGTGACAAACTGACCTCGCTGAACCTCACCAACAATGACATCTCCGACCTCTCGGCTCTGAGTACCCTGCTTGGTCTCACCCAGCTCGGTGCCGGCCAGAACACCATAACCGACATCGGGCCGCTTGCTTCGCTCACCGTGCTCACGGCACTGAACCTCAGTTCCAATGACGTGGTTGACATCTCACCGTTGTCCAATCTAACTCTTCTGACCGACCTCAATCTCCAGGGCAACGCCGTAACCGACATCGCCGCTCTGGCGGGACTGAGCCAACTGAACAGTCTGAATCTCGCGGCGAACGGCGTCCACGACATCAGTCCGCTGACTGCAAATACCGGGGTCAGCGACGGCGACGTTGTCGCGTTGTCTCTGAATCCGCTGGGACATGAATCGATTGTGTCTCACATTCCAACCCTCAGGTCGCGCGGCGTATCCGTCCAGTGGATCGACAACATCGTGCCGCCCGGCGCGGTGACGGATCTCACCGTCGACAGTGTAACGGCGAATTCCGTCTCGCTCAGTTGGATTGCTCCGGGAGAGGACTTCTATACCGGCATCGCGTACCGATATGAACTGCGTTACTCGACCGAACGGACTGACCTTGAGACATGGTCAGGGGGAAGCGTTGTCTCGGACATGCCCGATCCGGACTCGGCCGGTGCGCGGCAATCGGCCGTGGTATCCGCACTGAGCGAAGGGACCACTTATTACTTCGCAGTGAAGACGCAGGACAACTCTGAAAACTGGTCTCCCGTATCGAACATCCCATGGGCTCGGCCATACACCGACATCGTGGTGTCGTTCCCTGATGTGGCACTGGAGACGGCCATTCGCACCGCCATTGCCAAACCCGTCGGCGACATCTATCGGTCCGAGCTTATGTTCATCGACTCACTCACGGCGGCCAACCGGGGAATTTCCGATCTGAGCGGACTCGAACACTGCGTCGGACTGGAGTACCTTCACCTGAATAACAACACGATAACCGATATCTCCCCTCTCTCCGGTCTCAACTCGCTGTGGAATCTCAACGTGCAGCACAATAGTATCGCCGACATATCGCCGTTGAGTTCGTTGGTCGCAATGACCCAACTGCAGTTATCGAACAATCCGATTACCGATCTGTCACCCCTGGCGTCACTGTCAAACGTGCATCTGCTTGCTGCCAGTTTTATCGGTACGGCGGATCTGACGCCGCTGGAGTCGCTTGGGCAGTTGGAATTCGCGTTCCTGATGGGGAATCACACCGTCGACCTCTCCCCGCTGGCTTCCTGTACTCGATTGCAGTACCTCTATCTCGGCTACAACGACATCGTGGACATCGAGCCGCTCGGCGGACTCCAGAATCTGGCGATCTTGTCCCTCGTGAACAACCAGGTGGAGGATATAGGAGCGCTTGTAAGCAACTATGGACTGGGAAACGGGGATCAGGTGGCGCTGGATAACAATAACCTGTCACAAGAGTCGATCAACACGCACATTCCCGCCCTCCAGGCCCG